A genomic window from Paenibacillus sp. FSL K6-0276 includes:
- a CDS encoding radical SAM protein, with protein sequence MNHEIQYKTPKTLLNKGTGYLNGYSHSLNPYTGCTYACSFCYVRQMPVSLFRKEEWGTWVDVKQEAAAILRKELQKAKSKGPVSIFMSSSTDPYQPIELKEQVTRALLEVMLENPPDFLFVQTRSPLVRRDMDLLLRLEGKVRVSMTVETDREDIRQKFTPNAPPISARLKTLQLLREAGIPVQATIAPVLPSSSSFPEILRELVDRVCIDDYFMGDGSGGKRTRRLGIYSLYEELQLEDWYDPAAYRRVYDGLRSVFNEDELFLSQKGFEP encoded by the coding sequence ATGAACCATGAGATCCAGTACAAAACCCCAAAGACCTTACTAAATAAAGGGACGGGTTATCTGAACGGTTACAGTCATTCCTTAAATCCATATACCGGCTGCACTTATGCTTGTTCCTTTTGTTATGTGCGTCAAATGCCCGTTTCGCTATTTCGCAAAGAGGAATGGGGAACATGGGTAGATGTCAAACAAGAAGCAGCAGCTATTTTACGCAAAGAACTCCAGAAAGCTAAGTCTAAGGGACCGGTCTCCATCTTTATGTCGTCAAGTACAGATCCGTACCAACCGATTGAGCTCAAGGAGCAGGTAACAAGAGCTTTGCTGGAGGTTATGTTAGAGAACCCGCCTGATTTTCTGTTCGTGCAGACGCGTAGTCCGCTCGTACGCAGAGATATGGATTTACTATTACGCTTAGAAGGTAAGGTTCGCGTGAGCATGACAGTAGAGACGGACCGTGAAGATATTCGCCAAAAATTCACACCCAATGCTCCGCCCATTTCTGCAAGATTAAAGACACTGCAATTACTGCGTGAAGCAGGCATTCCTGTTCAGGCTACAATCGCTCCGGTATTGCCAAGCAGCTCGTCCTTTCCAGAGATTCTAAGGGAATTGGTGGATAGAGTCTGTATCGACGATTATTTTATGGGAGATGGCAGTGGGGGCAAACGTACACGGAGATTAGGTATTTATTCCCTTTATGAAGAGTTGCAGCTAGAAGATTGGTATGATCCAGCGGCATATCGTAGGGTGTACGATGGACTCCGGAGTGTTTTTAATGAAGATGAGCTTTTCTTGAGCCAGAAGGGGTTCGAGCCTTAA
- the kduD gene encoding 2-dehydro-3-deoxy-D-gluconate 5-dehydrogenase KduD, translating to MSSSLFSLAGKTALVTGAAQGLGQGIALAFAEAGADIASVSLNTSEETVNAAKAFGVKAVSIESDLSDHSNLQNTFDQALALTGHVDILVNCAGMIRRTPAKDHSEKDWFDVINLNLNTVFLLSQIAGRHFLERGSGKIINIASMLSYQGGINVPGYTASKHGVAGLTKAFANEWAGSGLNINAIAPGYMATENTAPIRADQNRSDAILDRIPAARWGTPEDLKGPAVFLASAASDYLNGHILNVDGGWLAR from the coding sequence ATGTCATCATCATTATTCAGCTTGGCAGGTAAAACAGCACTCGTAACCGGTGCAGCACAAGGTCTTGGACAAGGCATTGCCCTTGCGTTCGCAGAAGCAGGTGCGGATATCGCATCCGTATCTCTTAATACAAGTGAAGAGACTGTAAACGCTGCAAAAGCTTTTGGCGTAAAAGCGGTTAGCATCGAATCTGACTTAAGTGATCATAGCAACCTGCAAAACACATTTGACCAAGCACTTGCACTGACCGGTCATGTCGACATTCTCGTGAACTGTGCAGGGATGATCCGCCGTACTCCGGCAAAAGACCATAGTGAAAAAGACTGGTTCGATGTTATTAACCTAAACTTGAACACAGTGTTCCTTCTGTCTCAGATCGCTGGTCGCCACTTCCTGGAAAGAGGATCCGGCAAAATCATTAATATCGCCTCCATGCTCTCCTATCAAGGTGGAATCAATGTCCCTGGTTACACCGCAAGTAAGCACGGGGTTGCAGGTCTTACTAAAGCTTTTGCCAATGAATGGGCAGGCTCCGGTCTGAACATCAATGCGATTGCACCAGGCTACATGGCTACTGAAAATACCGCTCCGATCCGTGCCGATCAAAATCGTTCAGACGCTATCCTAGATCGTATCCCTGCAGCACGTTGGGGAACACCAGAAGATCTTAAGGGTCCTGCTGTATTCTTGGCTTCCGCAGCTTCCGACTATCTGAATGGTCATATTCTTAATGTTGACGGCGGATGGTTGGCTAGATAA
- a CDS encoding YdcF family protein gives MIYIIKFVYSFVLPPGLFIILLLGLVIWLWKKNRRPALVLLGVTLLMYFSMTPLVSDALIGGLEQKYPQPDTLQGDVIVVLGGGASSGTPDIDGEGNLYGSAANRLITALRLHNASGLPILFSGGQVFSDSGNEADIAKRQLLGLGISEADILTDNQSLNTEQNAVNTAAILQAKGLKRPVLVTSGFHMPRAMQHFKNAGLTAQAYPTDYIASAEFSLQPSKFTPSPGAISTTGTALKEYLGLLVAHLFN, from the coding sequence TTGATTTACATCATCAAATTTGTATACAGCTTTGTGCTTCCTCCAGGCCTATTCATCATTCTTCTGCTCGGTCTTGTCATTTGGTTATGGAAAAAGAATCGTCGTCCAGCACTTGTTCTGCTTGGCGTTACACTGCTTATGTATTTCTCCATGACTCCTTTAGTCAGTGATGCGTTAATCGGAGGTTTAGAACAAAAATATCCACAACCGGATACATTGCAAGGAGATGTCATCGTCGTGCTTGGTGGAGGCGCAAGCTCTGGGACACCGGATATTGATGGCGAGGGCAACTTATATGGATCAGCAGCGAATCGGCTAATTACAGCTCTACGACTACATAATGCCAGTGGTTTACCCATCCTATTCTCTGGTGGACAAGTCTTCTCTGACAGCGGTAATGAAGCGGATATCGCCAAAAGACAACTGCTCGGACTAGGCATCTCCGAAGCGGATATCCTGACCGACAATCAATCCCTCAACACGGAGCAGAATGCTGTAAATACCGCCGCAATCCTACAAGCGAAAGGACTTAAGCGTCCTGTTCTAGTCACTTCTGGCTTTCATATGCCCCGTGCGATGCAGCACTTCAAGAATGCAGGGCTAACAGCGCAAGCTTATCCTACTGATTATATCGCCAGCGCTGAATTTTCGCTGCAACCCTCAAAGTTCACTCCTTCGCCAGGAGCAATCTCCACTACAGGCACAGCCTTGAAGGAGTATTTAGGTCTTCTTGTTGCTCATCTATTTAATTAG
- a CDS encoding YolD-like family protein: MAKAKVAKRPTRDEFVLEELGNQLVEAKQEGSEILLTVWGKEEQVRGTIVEMDSRTGKVHISKNEGIEKVPFMDIMQVNYPRD; the protein is encoded by the coding sequence GTGGCAAAAGCAAAAGTGGCCAAGCGGCCCACAAGAGATGAATTTGTACTTGAGGAGCTAGGTAATCAATTAGTTGAAGCCAAGCAAGAAGGTTCTGAGATTTTATTGACCGTATGGGGAAAAGAAGAACAGGTGCGCGGAACGATTGTAGAAATGGACTCGCGGACTGGAAAAGTACACATCAGTAAAAACGAAGGTATCGAAAAAGTTCCGTTTATGGATATTATGCAAGTTAATTATCCCAGAGATTAA
- a CDS encoding NUDIX domain-containing protein translates to MYNEILIIFDEAGNRIGTAPREEVHQLGHWHETFHCWFISKDQEIPYIYLQLRSEQKQDYAGLLDITAAGHLLAHETVEGGIREVQEELGLELTFDELIPLGTIPYSMRNDNLIDNERAHVFVYYNPYSLEDFQLQKEEVAGIVKTKFSDFRRFWQGEIHSLQINGFRIDPHGHRITIQQDVDMTHFVPHDVGYYTRIIEGIEAIFLKSPVVTEDK, encoded by the coding sequence ATGTATAATGAGATACTTATCATATTTGATGAGGCAGGCAACCGAATAGGTACGGCCCCACGTGAAGAGGTACATCAGTTAGGACATTGGCATGAGACTTTCCACTGCTGGTTTATAAGCAAAGATCAGGAAATACCCTATATCTATTTACAGCTTCGCAGTGAACAGAAACAAGATTATGCGGGATTACTGGACATCACGGCCGCCGGACATTTGCTAGCACACGAAACTGTAGAAGGTGGAATACGCGAGGTTCAAGAAGAACTGGGACTGGAGCTAACTTTTGACGAGCTGATCCCGCTAGGAACAATTCCTTATAGTATGAGAAATGATAACCTTATCGATAATGAGCGTGCACATGTTTTTGTTTATTACAATCCCTATTCTCTAGAAGATTTTCAGTTGCAAAAAGAAGAGGTCGCCGGTATTGTCAAAACCAAGTTCTCTGATTTCCGGAGATTTTGGCAGGGAGAAATACATAGTCTACAAATCAACGGTTTTCGAATCGATCCGCACGGACATAGAATTACCATTCAGCAGGATGTAGACATGACCCATTTTGTACCCCATGATGTGGGTTATTATACTCGTATTATCGAGGGTATCGAAGCTATATTTCTAAAATCACCAGTAGTAACGGAGGACAAATGA
- a CDS encoding DeoR/GlpR family DNA-binding transcription regulator → MNPIRRHEMIMEVMLNQKDVTVNELSDKLQVTGKTIREDLSKLEEQGLIVRVHGGAVLAQSDQFGILPSKDPLDKYSDEKTEIALRALNHIERDDIIALDGGSTTLEIARRLDNMPLTVVTNDVYIISELVPKDNIRLVVPGGYRVRNMLAGPEAVSYVQQLNIQKAFLSSTAVHIENGLSIYTGDLIEFKQALVSTARKVFAVVDHHKFGQTALRTFASLQEVDVILTDKGLSPDTADQFRRAGVTIECE, encoded by the coding sequence ATGAACCCGATACGACGACACGAGATGATTATGGAAGTTATGCTGAACCAAAAAGATGTAACGGTGAATGAGCTGAGCGATAAGCTACAGGTCACAGGAAAAACAATTCGTGAGGATTTAAGCAAGCTGGAGGAGCAAGGACTGATCGTGCGAGTACATGGCGGAGCCGTGCTAGCACAAAGCGACCAGTTTGGTATTTTGCCCTCAAAGGATCCTCTGGATAAGTATTCCGACGAGAAAACGGAGATCGCCTTGCGCGCACTTAACCATATTGAGCGGGACGATATCATAGCACTTGACGGTGGAAGTACTACGCTTGAAATTGCTCGACGCCTGGACAATATGCCTCTAACGGTTGTCACCAATGATGTATACATCATCAGCGAACTGGTTCCCAAGGATAATATTCGTCTTGTTGTTCCCGGGGGTTACCGTGTCCGCAATATGTTGGCCGGTCCTGAAGCCGTCTCCTATGTGCAACAACTTAATATTCAAAAAGCATTTCTGTCCTCGACAGCTGTTCATATTGAAAATGGACTCTCCATTTATACAGGAGATTTAATTGAGTTCAAGCAAGCCCTTGTATCTACAGCCCGTAAGGTGTTCGCGGTTGTGGATCATCATAAATTCGGCCAAACTGCACTGCGTACGTTCGCTTCTCTGCAAGAGGTTGATGTTATTCTAACAGATAAAGGACTCTCTCCAGATACAGCTGATCAATTCCGTAGAGCAGGAGTGACTATTGAATGCGAGTAA
- the kduI gene encoding 5-dehydro-4-deoxy-D-glucuronate isomerase, giving the protein MERRFASHPNEVKQFDTERLRKEFHIPVIFAPDELKLVLTHEDRMIVGGANPVKEEVVLTTDLKELGVTYFLERRELGIINVGGKGSVVVDGTEYEVDFKECLYVGQGSKDVIFKSADASKPAKFYLNSAPAHQSYPTTKTTLAESESGAMGGLENSNERTIHRFIHTNGVQSAQLVMGMTQLKPGSMWNTMPAHTHPRRMEAYFYFDLPDDSVVFHLMGEPNETRHIVMQNEQAVISPSWSIHSGVGTHNYTFIWSMAGDNKRYDDMDPVSMKELQ; this is encoded by the coding sequence ATGGAAAGACGTTTCGCATCCCATCCTAATGAAGTTAAGCAGTTTGACACTGAGCGCCTCCGTAAGGAATTCCACATTCCTGTCATTTTTGCACCAGATGAGCTGAAGCTTGTACTTACCCATGAAGATCGCATGATCGTTGGTGGCGCTAATCCTGTTAAGGAAGAAGTTGTACTTACAACTGACCTTAAAGAACTTGGGGTTACTTACTTCTTGGAACGCCGTGAGCTGGGGATCATCAATGTTGGCGGTAAAGGTTCGGTTGTTGTTGATGGTACAGAATATGAAGTAGATTTCAAAGAATGTCTATATGTCGGTCAAGGTTCTAAAGATGTTATCTTCAAAAGTGCAGACGCTTCCAAGCCCGCCAAATTCTATTTGAATTCTGCGCCTGCTCACCAGTCCTATCCAACTACCAAAACCACTCTGGCTGAATCCGAATCCGGTGCGATGGGCGGTTTGGAGAACTCCAACGAGCGTACAATTCACCGCTTCATTCATACAAATGGCGTACAAAGTGCTCAGCTAGTTATGGGAATGACTCAACTGAAGCCAGGTAGCATGTGGAATACGATGCCAGCTCATACACATCCACGCCGGATGGAAGCCTATTTCTATTTCGATCTTCCGGACGATTCCGTTGTATTCCACTTAATGGGAGAGCCTAATGAAACTCGCCATATCGTAATGCAAAACGAACAAGCGGTTATTTCTCCAAGCTGGTCCATCCACAGTGGTGTTGGTACTCATAACTATACTTTTATCTGGAGTATGGCTGGCGATAATAAAAGATATGATGATATGGACCCCGTATCCATGAAAGAACTACAATAG
- a CDS encoding GNAT family N-acetyltransferase, with amino-acid sequence MIIDQRTFTVKGIQYTIRSAITTDAMALSKLRVQIDGETENLDREPGEAFIDEKGFQQLIQSDSEKPRNLFLVAVVDDQIVGFSRCEGHSLTRFAHKVEFGVCVLQDYWGYGIGKNLLAESIAWADSTGIQKITLSVLETNDKAIRLYQKLGFEIEGTLKNDKILWDGKFYNTIMMGRFAD; translated from the coding sequence ATGATTATTGATCAACGAACATTTACCGTGAAAGGAATCCAATACACCATTAGATCTGCAATCACTACGGATGCTATGGCATTGTCCAAATTAAGAGTACAAATCGATGGCGAGACCGAGAATTTAGACAGAGAACCAGGTGAGGCTTTTATAGACGAAAAAGGGTTTCAGCAGCTTATCCAATCTGATTCAGAGAAACCAAGAAACTTATTTCTAGTCGCGGTAGTTGATGATCAAATCGTTGGGTTCTCTAGATGCGAAGGCCATTCATTAACAAGATTCGCTCATAAAGTCGAGTTCGGAGTATGTGTGCTACAGGATTATTGGGGATATGGAATTGGAAAGAATCTTTTAGCAGAATCTATTGCTTGGGCCGACTCCACTGGTATCCAAAAGATCACTTTGAGTGTCCTAGAAACGAACGACAAAGCTATTAGACTTTATCAGAAGCTCGGCTTTGAGATCGAAGGCACATTAAAGAACGATAAGATCCTTTGGGACGGGAAATTCTATAACACCATTATGATGGGACGATTCGCGGATTGA
- a CDS encoding alpha/beta hydrolase — MRRLVSFPVEEQLYKTTLEHGQLKLFIYANPEFMKVRPAILFFHGAGFSTNKVTPNQFQNHANHFASLGYLSICVEYRPLQVEGLFSPIDCILHAKSAIRWVRNKSSSLGIDPNKITVAGASAGGYLSLCCAMLEQFNDNSDDLAISCVPNAVVVFNGGVDTIQLITMFPSLAEELSHASLIQHVRSDLPPSILFHGTLDENVRHETVKDFVEKMKQRDNDCTLISFDGMGHGFFNFGQHENIPYERTINETERFLRANMML, encoded by the coding sequence GTGAGACGATTGGTTAGTTTTCCTGTTGAAGAGCAATTGTATAAAACTACGCTAGAGCACGGTCAGTTAAAGTTGTTTATATACGCAAATCCCGAGTTTATGAAGGTGCGACCTGCAATTCTGTTTTTTCATGGTGCGGGATTTTCAACCAATAAAGTCACACCGAATCAATTTCAAAACCACGCCAATCATTTTGCTTCACTAGGTTATTTATCAATTTGTGTTGAATATCGACCGCTTCAAGTTGAAGGATTATTTTCACCAATCGATTGTATACTTCATGCGAAATCAGCAATTAGATGGGTCCGAAACAAATCAAGTTCATTAGGAATTGACCCTAATAAAATTACAGTAGCAGGTGCCTCTGCTGGTGGTTATTTAAGCCTTTGCTGTGCGATGCTGGAACAATTTAATGATAATTCTGATGACTTAGCAATTAGTTGTGTTCCAAATGCTGTAGTTGTTTTTAACGGTGGAGTGGACACTATCCAACTTATTACAATGTTCCCAAGCTTAGCAGAAGAACTCTCTCATGCTTCGCTTATACAACATGTTAGAAGTGATTTGCCGCCGTCTATATTATTCCATGGTACATTGGATGAGAATGTTCGACATGAAACAGTTAAAGACTTCGTGGAGAAGATGAAACAGAGAGATAACGACTGTACACTGATTTCGTTTGACGGTATGGGTCATGGATTTTTTAACTTTGGTCAGCATGAAAATATACCTTACGAAAGAACAATTAATGAGACCGAGCGTTTCCTAAGGGCTAATATGATGTTATAG
- a CDS encoding methylated-DNA--[protein]-cysteine S-methyltransferase, with product MESRTNAIIYWTLLAYKEWSFYIVASEKGLSYVGSQQKPFEEMSEWVTRRFPGNELVQDDEKMASYVQELIEYLQGKRQMFSIPFDYHGTPFQLTVWKALCEIPYGQTWSYSDIATYIQKPAAVRAVGTAIGANPILITVPCHRVIGKNGTLTGYRGGLEMKTRLLNLESGKLAQEL from the coding sequence ATGGAGAGTAGAACAAATGCGATCATATACTGGACATTGCTAGCTTATAAGGAATGGAGTTTCTATATCGTAGCATCGGAGAAAGGATTAAGTTATGTGGGGTCGCAGCAGAAGCCATTCGAAGAAATGAGTGAGTGGGTTACGCGTCGTTTTCCTGGAAATGAACTGGTGCAGGACGATGAGAAAATGGCGTCATATGTACAGGAACTGATCGAATATTTGCAAGGGAAACGGCAGATGTTTAGTATTCCTTTCGACTACCATGGGACTCCATTTCAACTTACAGTGTGGAAAGCACTTTGTGAAATTCCATATGGACAAACGTGGTCTTATTCGGACATCGCCACATATATTCAAAAGCCAGCTGCAGTACGCGCGGTAGGGACGGCTATTGGTGCGAATCCAATACTAATTACGGTTCCTTGTCACCGAGTAATTGGCAAGAATGGAACATTAACTGGTTACCGTGGGGGATTAGAGATGAAGACGAGGCTGCTTAATTTAGAGAGTGGAAAGCTTGCTCAAGAATTATGA
- a CDS encoding MerR family transcriptional regulator codes for MEILKTKDAAELLSVSQTTIKRWAAMFPDFFPKDRFGHYTFSEQQISLLSHIKDRINHGEPLESMQLTVSNENQMSTSPQDPLHPTDAEPMQDILSRIHYIERTLDQKADEVVMIQLLQQREELEDLRIMIKQLAASLEPMQVTKGNAFTSNEASHPVTTTRLPSPPRKRGLLRSFFFL; via the coding sequence ATGGAAATTCTGAAAACAAAGGATGCCGCAGAGCTGCTGTCTGTTAGCCAAACAACGATCAAACGTTGGGCTGCTATGTTCCCTGATTTTTTTCCAAAGGACCGATTTGGCCACTATACATTCTCAGAGCAGCAAATCAGCTTGCTTAGTCATATTAAAGATCGCATTAATCACGGAGAACCACTGGAAAGCATGCAATTAACTGTATCGAACGAAAATCAGATGTCCACGTCACCGCAAGATCCACTTCATCCCACAGACGCTGAGCCTATGCAAGATATATTGTCCCGGATTCATTATATTGAACGTACACTCGATCAAAAAGCCGACGAAGTAGTCATGATACAGTTGCTTCAGCAGCGTGAGGAGCTTGAGGATCTGCGCATAATGATCAAACAATTAGCGGCATCCCTAGAACCAATGCAAGTTACAAAAGGCAACGCCTTCACGTCTAATGAAGCTTCCCATCCCGTTACAACTACAAGGTTACCCTCTCCACCAAGGAAGCGTGGTTTATTACGCTCATTCTTTTTCCTGTAA
- the ybaK gene encoding Cys-tRNA(Pro) deacylase, with product MAVTKTNAIRILDAKKIGYEVFVYDNEDGLIHGTAVAEKIVKAAETVFKTLVAHSGANLYVFVIPVAEELDLKKAAKAAGEKKIEMLPVKDLQKWTGYIRGGCSPVGMKKLYPTFIDISAEGLETIAVSAGKIGQQMDVSPQVLAGVINAKFTDLIK from the coding sequence ATGGCAGTAACCAAAACCAACGCGATACGAATTCTAGATGCGAAGAAAATTGGATATGAAGTGTTTGTTTATGACAACGAGGATGGACTAATCCATGGTACGGCAGTTGCGGAGAAGATTGTAAAGGCGGCAGAGACGGTTTTTAAAACTTTGGTCGCTCATAGTGGAGCAAATCTTTATGTGTTTGTAATTCCAGTTGCCGAAGAGCTTGATCTAAAAAAGGCGGCCAAGGCCGCCGGAGAGAAAAAGATTGAGATGTTGCCAGTGAAGGATTTGCAGAAGTGGACAGGTTATATCCGTGGTGGATGTTCACCAGTCGGTATGAAAAAGCTATATCCAACGTTCATTGACATCAGCGCGGAAGGGCTGGAAACGATAGCCGTCAGTGCTGGAAAGATTGGTCAGCAAATGGACGTATCACCGCAGGTTCTTGCTGGGGTAATAAATGCAAAATTCACAGATCTAATTAAATAG
- a CDS encoding bifunctional transcriptional activator/DNA repair enzyme AdaA, whose amino-acid sequence MTEEQWQAILQNDAAYNDKFFYAVKTTGIFCRPSCKSKAPNRENARIFQNAEEALESGFRSCKRCKPTGERLPDKEWVAVITEYIDKHYQEPLTLETLAEVCHGSPYHLHRTFKKVLGITPVDYIQQKRIDKASEYLVTTERAVADIGLHVGLPNTSYFITLFKKKMGHTPTQYRQLNKLELTNHSELFLEEQKHGE is encoded by the coding sequence ATGACCGAGGAGCAATGGCAAGCTATTTTGCAAAATGATGCAGCCTATAATGATAAATTCTTCTATGCTGTGAAGACTACGGGAATCTTTTGCCGACCTTCCTGTAAGTCCAAAGCACCTAATCGAGAGAATGCACGTATCTTTCAAAATGCAGAAGAAGCGCTAGAATCTGGATTTCGTTCCTGTAAAAGATGCAAACCGACGGGTGAGCGACTGCCTGATAAGGAATGGGTGGCTGTAATAACTGAATATATCGACAAACATTATCAGGAACCTCTTACTCTTGAAACGTTGGCTGAAGTGTGTCATGGCAGTCCCTATCATTTACATCGAACCTTTAAGAAAGTTTTGGGAATCACTCCAGTGGATTATATACAACAAAAGAGAATCGATAAGGCATCTGAATATTTGGTTACCACGGAGCGGGCAGTAGCTGACATTGGATTACACGTGGGTCTGCCAAATACTTCGTATTTTATTACCTTATTTAAGAAAAAAATGGGGCACACCCCAACGCAGTATCGTCAGCTTAACAAATTAGAATTAACGAATCATTCTGAATTATTTTTGGAGGAACAAAAACATGGAGAGTAG
- the aspA gene encoding aspartate ammonia-lyase → MTGTEFRVENDFLGSKQVDKDAYYGIQTLRAVENFPITGYRVHNELIKAMGIVKKAAALANMEIGRLYRGLGEVVVKAADEIIEGQWHEQFIVDPIQGGAGTSLNMNANEVIANRALELLGHEKGDYRHLSPNSHVNMAQSTNDAFPTAIHIATLSLLEQLLVTMRRMHGVFADKAKEFDPVIKMGRTHLQDAVPIRLGQEFEAYRRVLERDIKRIEHTRHHLYEVNMGATAVGTGLNADPRYIEVVVEHLAEISGLPLVTADHLVDATQNTDAYTEVSASLKVCMMNMSKIANDLRLMASGPRTGFNEISLPARQPGSSIMPGKVNPVMAEVINQVAFQVIGNDHTICLASQAGQLELNVMEPVLVFNLIQSISIMNNSFQVFTDFCLAGIEANKEKLERDVERSVGIITAVNPHLGYEVVSRIAREAILTGESVRELCLKYNVLSEEELNLILDPYEMTHPGIAGATLLHKE, encoded by the coding sequence GTGACAGGAACTGAATTTCGTGTAGAGAATGATTTTCTAGGTAGCAAACAAGTAGATAAGGACGCATACTATGGGATTCAGACATTACGCGCAGTAGAGAATTTTCCAATTACGGGTTATAGAGTGCACAATGAGTTAATCAAAGCGATGGGGATCGTAAAGAAAGCCGCTGCGCTTGCAAATATGGAAATTGGCAGGCTCTATCGTGGGCTTGGAGAAGTTGTTGTTAAAGCAGCGGATGAGATCATCGAAGGTCAATGGCACGAACAATTTATTGTAGACCCTATACAGGGTGGTGCAGGTACCTCGTTAAATATGAATGCCAATGAAGTCATTGCTAACCGAGCATTAGAACTGCTTGGTCATGAGAAGGGAGACTATCGCCATTTGAGTCCCAACTCTCATGTGAATATGGCGCAGTCTACAAATGATGCATTCCCGACGGCCATTCATATTGCCACGCTTTCTCTTTTGGAACAACTGCTTGTGACTATGCGAAGAATGCATGGCGTGTTTGCAGATAAAGCCAAGGAATTCGATCCGGTTATAAAAATGGGACGCACGCATCTGCAAGATGCAGTGCCGATTCGTCTGGGCCAAGAGTTCGAGGCTTATCGCAGAGTACTTGAGAGAGATATCAAACGTATTGAACATACACGCCATCATTTGTATGAAGTAAATATGGGTGCAACTGCTGTAGGAACTGGATTAAATGCTGACCCTCGATATATCGAAGTGGTTGTAGAGCATTTGGCTGAAATAAGTGGATTGCCATTAGTTACTGCAGATCATCTTGTGGATGCTACGCAAAATACAGATGCATATACAGAAGTGTCTGCTTCCCTAAAAGTATGCATGATGAACATGTCTAAGATCGCCAATGATCTGCGGCTTATGGCCTCCGGCCCACGGACTGGATTTAATGAGATTTCACTGCCAGCTCGCCAACCTGGATCTTCTATCATGCCAGGAAAAGTAAACCCAGTTATGGCTGAGGTTATCAATCAGGTGGCTTTTCAAGTGATAGGGAATGACCATACGATCTGTCTGGCTTCCCAAGCAGGTCAACTGGAGCTAAATGTTATGGAGCCTGTGCTAGTGTTCAATCTCATTCAGTCCATCAGCATCATGAACAACTCCTTCCAAGTCTTCACAGACTTCTGTCTGGCTGGTATTGAAGCCAATAAAGAGAAGCTAGAGCGGGATGTGGAACGGAGTGTCGGAATCATTACCGCGGTTAACCCACATTTGGGCTACGAAGTGGTTTCTCGTATTGCTCGTGAGGCGATTTTGACAGGAGAGTCTGTACGGGAATTGTGCCTTAAGTATAATGTGCTATCCGAAGAAGAGCTGAATCTGATTCTGGACCCTTACGAAATGACGCATCCGGGGATCGCAGGCGCAACTTTATTGCATAAAGAGTAG